In Isosphaera pallida ATCC 43644, the sequence TTCCAGGAGTCGGCCACCGTCGAACCGGGAACCGAGCCGATCGTGGCCAAAACCGCGCTAGGGTCCTTGGGGATGTCGATCTGTTATGATCTCCGCTTCGCGGAATTCTACCAGGTGTTGACCGAGCGCGGCGCGCGGATACTGGCAGTGCCTTCAGCCTTCACTGCGACCACCGGTCAAGCGCATTGGGAGGTGTTGATCCGAGCGCGGGCGATCGAAAACCAAGCCTACGTGATCGCGCCGGCCCAAACTGGGCGGCACGATGATGAAGGTCTGCGGGCCAGTCACGGCGAATCCATGATCGTCGATCCTTGGGGGGTGGTGCTGGCGCGGGTGGGTGAAGGTCCCGGTCTGGCCCTCGCCGAGATCGACCTCCAACGTGTCGAGCGCATTCGCCGGGAGATGCCGGTAGCACATCATCGTCGTTGTCGTGTCATGTTTGGATTCGATTCAAGGTGATTTTCGCTCGAAGTCACGTAAAGTCAATTGGCCGAGAAGCGCTGGATGCGAGCCGCTGGAACCAATCAAAGCGGAACCGCGGCGGAGCGGTCCCGCTTCGGGAGAAAAGGTCATTCGAACAACGCCAATGTCGCTTCAGTGGGTCGTTCACATGACGAAAGGTTGAGGAGACATTGATCCGCGTCAACGACGGCTACCCGACAAGGGCGAGAAGGGAGGCAGGGTGCCAACGGCACGGGCGGGCGGATCGAGAATCGAGTCGGGACGGTTCATGGTGGAACGGCTGGACACACTGGCCGAGCGGACGGAAGGCAACAAAACGGCGGAGCGACGCACTGAGTCGTCCAAAATCAAGGGGACGTTCACGCCTTCGGTCTCGCTCGGTTCAAAGGCCGAACGCGGCAAACTGATGAGCGCGCGTCGTGAGCGGTCAAGCGAAGAGCCGCGCGCTTCGTTCGGGATCGGGTTGGGAACGGGGGGCTGTTCAGCTTCCTGCGCCGGCTCCATTGGTTCGGTGGTGTTGGGAAGAATCGTCGGCGTGTCTTCAGGTTCAACCACCTTGGCCGCGTCGGAAGATGGAGCTTCCATGTTGGTCTCTTGGTCCATCGACTCCACCAGATTCGAATCCTCGTCGGACGCGGTAGCTTCTTCGTCCCCGTCAGGCGATTCGAGCGAGGAAACTGGCGCGGGCGGGGGCGTCTTGGAATGGCCAAGAGTACGGACCTTTTGCTCCGATGCGAATGGAGAGGAGTTGTTGGGTTGAGGATGGACCGAGGAAGATTGAGGCGAGGGGGTCAACGGATGAGTCGTGGCGTTCGACTTCCGCAAACGGGGTGGACTGGAATCGCGTTGAGGGGTGGCGGAGGGGTCCTGATCGTGCGACAGGTGAGGGAGCGGTCGAGGTTGTTGAGGCGAGGCCTTGGTCGCCTTGGAGCTATGCCTCTTGACCTGGTGATGGGAATGGGGATCAAGTGGCAAAACCGATTCGGGCAGCAAGCCATTGTGTTGTTGTTGTGCTGATCCCTTCACTGGATGATGACCAAGATCGTAGCCGGGATCCAAACCAGACACCCTTTCTTTGCTTGGATGAACCGGGTGGCTCAGAGCTTGCGGAGCCGCCTCCGCTGGCTTGTGCCAAGACGGATCGCCGAACGGACCGTGAGGGTAAGGCGTGAGTTTGTGCGGCGCGACCGGACCAGGATCAAGATTAGGATTGTGGGGAGCTTGATGCGAAGGATCAACCGCAACGGCGGGGCCGCCCTGAGGATTGGGCAACACCTTCGTGGGCACGTTGGGAATCCCGTGGCCATGAGCGTGCTGAGGATCCATCTGAACCGAGGGACGCGGCACTGAATCCAACACGGCCCAGGGAGGCACCGAGGCGGTCTGCGAGGTCGCGTGAACCTGATGGCCGTGTCCCTTTAATCCCGCTAACCACTCGCCTGGATGCGAAGACCGGGGAGCGCCCGGCGCGCAACCGAGGGCCAACGACCCACCAGTGCACAGCCAGACCAATGAACGCTTCATGACCCCTCCTCCTTGCGGGTCCGCCCCATCCCACCGTTGCGACCGACTTCGGCCTGACGAAAACTCCTCGGGAGATGGGACTGATTCCAGTTCGTGTCGTCAATCCGTGCGGAGAGCATGCGACGACTCGCAGGTTTCTTCGGACACCCCAGCTTGCCTCGTTCACCAAAAGTTTCGGAACTTGCCTGGTTCGCCCATGAGATGGACCAGCAGTGTGAGAAGATGCGACGCTTCCCAATCCCATCGCGGCTCAACGTCATGCGTCCGCAAGGACTTAGGTGGTTCCATTGTCGAGGCGGCGTCAGTGCGATGCCTGCAATCGTTTCGATCGCAACTGTGGCCTTCGAGAAACACCCGGGAAGGAGAAGCTTGTGATGCCCTCCACGCGCAATGCAGAACCCATCGTGCGGTCGCTGACTGCACGATGGGTTCGGAAGTCCGACAAAGGTCTTGTCGGGGGGAAGGAGAGGAGAATGATTCGACCTCGAAGCACGGTCGGACGTGAGTGGTTGAATGGGGTGGATGGTGTCAGGCTTGACCGTGGAAGGTGCGGCGAATCACGTCAAGTTGCTGCTCGCGGGTGAGCTTGACAAAGTGGACCGCGTAACCTGAGACACGCACTGTCAGTTGAGGATGGTTCTCCGGATGTTCCATCGCGTCGAGTAGGGTCTGGCGATCCAGCACGTTGACGTTGAGGTGGAACAAGCCGGCGTCGAACACCACGTCCAAGGCCGCGACGAGGTTGCGAATCCGTTCCTCGGGGGTGCGTCCTAGCGCTGAGGGGACAATCGAGTGGGTCAAGGAGATGCCGTCCAGGGCGTTGGCGTAGGGCAGCTTGGCCACCGAGAGGGCCGAGGCGATGAAACCGGATTCGTCCCGGCCGTTCATCGGATTGGCCCCTGGCGAAAACGGTTCGCCCTGGCGACGGCCATCGGGGGTGTTGCCGGTCGCCTGACCATAGACCACGTTGGAGGTGATGGTCAGGACCGACTGAGTGGGCTTGGCACCGCGATGCAGCGGGAACCGCCGCAGTTTCTCCATGAAGCGACTCACGAGGTCGGCGGCGATCCGGTCCACCCGATCATCGTTGTTGCCGTAGCGGGGGGAATCGCCTTCGATCTCGTAATCGACCGCCAGTCCCCGCTCGTTTCGTTTGACCCGCACCCGGGCATAACGGATGGCCGCTAGACTGTCGGCCACCACCGCTAGGCCGGCGATTCCGAAGGCCATGACCCGCTCGGGATTCGAGTCGTGCAAGGCCATCGCCAGCCGCTCATAGTTGTACTTGTCATGCATGTAGTGGATGACGTTCATGGCGTTGACGTAGGTTTCCGCCAACCAGTCCATCATCCGGTCGAACCGCTCCATCACCTCGTCGGGGTCCAGAACCTCCGAGGTGATCGGCTCGAACCCCTCGGCGACCACCTTGCCGGTCAGTTCATCCCGCCCGCCGTTGATCGCGTACAACAACGCCTTGGCAAGATTCACCCGCGCGCCGAAGTACTGCATCATCTTACCCAGCTTCATTGCCGAAACACAGCAGGCGATGCCGGTGTCGTCGCTCCAATGACGTCGCAGCAGCTCGTCGTTTTCGTACTGGATCGAACTGGTGGCGATCGAAACCTTGGCGCAGAACCTCTTGAACCCCTCGGGCAGGCGAGGAGACCACAGCACCGTCAAGTTGGGTTCGGGAGCCGGTCCCAGGTTGAACAGGGTTTGCAGGAAGCGGAAGCTGGTGCGGGTCACCAGAGGGCGGCCATCCCGGCTCATCCCCCCGATCGCTTCGGTCACCCAGGTCGGGTCGCCGCTGAAGAGGGCGTTATATTCCGGAGTCCGCATAAACCGGACCAGACGCAGCTTGATGACCAGATCGTCGATCAGTTCCTGAGCCGCCATTTCATCCAAACGCCCCTCGGCTAGGTCGCGTTGGAGATAGATGTCCAGGAAGGTCGAGACCCGCCCCAACGACATCGCTGCGCCGTCGGCCTCTTTGATGGTCCCCAGATAGGCGAAATAGAGCCACTGAATCGCCTCGCGGGCAGTCTCCGCCGGACGGCCTACGTCGAACCCGTGCGCGGCGGCCATCGCCTTGAGTTCGCCCAGGGCGCGGATTTGCTCGGTTAATTCCTCACGGTCCCGAATCACTTCGTCGGTCGAAAACCGAGCGTCGAGCGCCGCCCGGTCGGCCCGCTTGACCTCGATGAGTCGATCGACCCCGTAAAGCGGTACCCGGCGGTAATCGCCGATGATCCGACCACGAGAATAACCGTCGGGCAGCCCGGTGATCAGGTGGCTGGAACGACAACGGCGAATCGTCTCGGTGTAGGCGTCGAAGACGCCCTGGTTGTGGGTCTTGCGGTACTTCGTAAAGATCTCCGCAAGCGTCGGATCCAGTTGATATCCATAAGCCTCCAGTTCCTTGACAACCACCCCCAAACCGCCGAAGGGATAAATGCCACGCTTCAGCGGAGCGTCGGTTTGCAGACCGACAATCAGTTCCCGTTCGCAATCAATCCAGCCCGGCGGATGCGCAGTGATTCCCTGGGGCGTCATCGACACGTCCAGCACCCCGCCCCGCTCCCGCTCTCGCGCTTTGAGTTCACAAACCTTGGCCCAGACCGCTTGGGTTCGCGGCGTCGGACCTGCCAAAAAACCATCGTCCCCTTCGTAAGGTTCCACGTTGCGCTGGATGAAGTCCGCCACGTCGATCGAAGACGACCACTCACCCCGCTTAAACCCGCGCCAGGGATCCAACCGCGGCGGGGCGGCACCCGCTCCCCGTTCAACCGTCTTGGATTCCTCGAACAACACGGTCATGATCTCGTCCCCCCAACTTCATTTTCGAATGCCGGCGGTTGCGACCCCCCCGGTCAGGTTGATTAATGATTGTTTGGAGTCCCTTCTCCAATTTTAGGATACGAACAAAATGAGGTTTGGGTTCGATTTGGATCCGCTTGGCAGGCCGCCTGGGGTTGGTCACATAGCATCCCGATCGATTGACCGTCGAACCCGGCCGAGGCGAGGACCGCGTGGGTTTTACTGGGTGAGGCCGGAGACAGCCCGATCGACCACCCCGAAGCCATCGGGAGGCGTGGGGTGAGAGTTGGGCGTGGGTGGGAGTTGGGGTGGAGAATCGGCGTGGTCCGCCTCGAACGACGTGGACGAAAGAACGGGATAGTCGGCTCGGGCCACCAATTCGTCGTTGCCGAAGCGATCGGTGCGGGACGCGGGATGGTGGCCGACGGGGGCGGAATTGGGATTCCAATCGGCCCCGGCGGGAAGATGAAGGGGCGTGGGGTTGTCTGCCAGATCGGTTGGGGTGGGGAACGCGGGCAGGGACCGAGGTAACGCGAAGGGATGGGTGGCGGCGATCCAGATTCCTGGAAGGATGGCAACCAGCGCAACGGCGGCCAACAGCCAACCGGGACGGAACTCCAGGGTCAACAGCCAGTCACCCAAGGGGTTGCTTAGGATGGATAGAGATCGTCGTTGATCTGCGAGGGCGGCAGGACGGCGGGCTTCGTGAAGTTGACGGCGAAGCGCGGGCCAGAGCGAGCCGTCGGCGACTGCCTTGCGCCAACCTGGCGGGTCGTCCCGACCCACTTCGGCTAGGGTGTCGAGAAGACCGCGGATCCGAGCCGCCTCGGCTCGACACCGGGGACAACCGGCCAGGTGACGCTCCACTTGGCGGCGTTCCTCGCCCACAAGATCGTCGCTGGCCCACAATGCCAGATGGTCCCGCACGCGGTCGCAATCCGTTTTCCATAACGCGATCATTGTTGCGACTCCGGGGTATCGACAGGGGCGGGGGAAGTTGAAACGGACGCAGAGGAAGCAGGGACGTTGGACGGCGATGAGTTGGACGACTCAACCTTATCCCGAAGGTCGGGGAACCCCTTTATGCCGGCGGGACGTTCTAATGGGATTGAAGGGCGATCGACGAACGCAGTCGGCTCGATTTCCCGACGTTCCCAGAGCTTGCGGAAGTGATGGCGAGCCTGGGCCAGACGCCAGCGGATGGTCGCCTCGCGACGGTTTAAGATCGCGGCCACCTCAGCGGAGGAAAACCCTTCCAAGTCCCGAAGAACCAAGACGACGCGATCGGCCGGGGGAAGCAGTTCCAGAATCCGATGAACCTCCTGAACCAACTCGTCACGCCGACGATCTTGGCTGGGATCAGCCGGGTCCAAGTAACGGCGCGTCTCGTCGCTGGCGGCGGCTTGGAGCGAGAGGGTAGCCGGACTGTTGGAAGAGTGTTTCCGCAACCAGTCTAATCCGAGATTCACCGCCACCCGGAACAACCAGGGACCGAAACGCCGCGAGGAGTCGAACTGATCCAGTCGAACGTACACTCGCCAGAAGGTATCTTGAGCCAAGTCACGGGCGGTCTCGCCGTCACGCACCAGACGGGTGAGGACACGAATCAACTTCCGCTCGTAACGGGCTACCAGCTGCGCGAATGCCTCCTCGTCGCCCCGGCGAGCGCGCTCGGCGAGTCGAGCATCGGACGCTTCGTTGACAAACGGGGCCGAAGGCCAGCTTGAACCCTCGGAACCGGTGTCGTCCAACTCGGGGTTGGGCGAAAGCGGAGTGGGAGGCATTCGAATCCCCGGAAAAAGAGGGTGGAATCGGTTCTTGACTTTTTACGAGCCGACCGCTCCGAACGTTGGCGGTTTTTGGTGGTTTCTTCCCTCCCCTCTTGACCCCGCGATGATCCCACCGCGGTTCTCTTCGCCCCGAGACGACCCCACATGACTTCGTTTCCGTCCGATCCTCCACCTTCGGACGCCTTAGCCGCCCACCCCTCTGCCAGCGCTGACTCAACGTCGCCGCGAGGAGTCCAAAGGCCAATCCCTTGTCCGTTGGAGCGCTGGAGCGAGGGGCTCCAAATTCTGTTCCGACGGGCCCCGCAATCGCTTCGACCCGCCATGATCGCTGAGGCTCTCAAGGATCTCCACACCGGGCAATTGGCCCCAGACACCCTTTGGATTACCTTGAGACACGATCGGACGATTGGCGCGATTCGTTGGTTCCCTTTGGACCACCACACCGCGTTCCTCCACCCTCCCGAAGTCGTTCACGCCCGGCGGCGTGCTGCCGTGGCCGCTCAGTTAGTCCGTGCCGTGCTGAAGGATCTGAAACATCGGGGCCTTCGCGCGGTCCAAGCCTTGCTCGACCCCGAACAGGATCAGGTCGCGGCAGCTGACTTCATCCGGGGCGGACTCCCAGCCGTGACCACTTTGGAGCTTCTGGAACGTTCCACCCTCATTCCTCCGATCGTGCCCCAACGAACTCCGCGACTGGTCTGGCGTGAATACCAGCCGGATCTGGACCAGGTCTTTGATCGGATTCTTCGCCGAACGGCCATCGATAGTCTGGACCTTCCCGAGTTGAACGGTCTGCGTGGGTTCCAGGACGTTCTGGCCGGTCAGGTCGCCGCCGGACGCTTTCTCGCCTCGTTTTGGAGACTTGGTGCCCCCATCGAAGAGGGGCCAAACTTCGATCCTTGGGCCCGACCGGAGCGGGTGGTGTTGCTCTGCGCCCCGTCGAATCGTTACGACGCTTGGGAACTCACCTACCTCGGATTGACCCCCGAGGCTCGGGGACGCGGTCTGGCCCGTCGCGCTTTGGCGGATGCCTTGGAACTGACCCGTGAACACGCCTCCCGTCTTACTCTGGCCGTGGACCTTCGCAACCTTCCCGCCGTCCGGCTCTACCGCGCTGCCGGATTCGTTCCCTTCGATCGCCGCGCCGTCCATCTCCTCCGTTTGAACTGAGCGTTTTCCCTCCTCTCCCGGCTCGCCACATCCCGCGTTGCCGATCAGTTGCGTCTTGACACCATTGAAATCATCCCATCCCGCCCGCCACCATCAGACACCAAGAAGAATCGCCATCCACCTTGATCCAAACCCGACCCGCTTCATCTCGGAACGGCCTTACGCTTGGGCGGTGAAATCGGTTTAACAACGCCAAGTGTTCTACTCAAAGAGGCCGGACCACCCCTTTGCGCGTGAAGGGCGTCGATTTTTCGCCACATTCCCTGGTCAAGCATCGCCTATCGAACCATCCTTGTCTTGGAACGCTCGGCGGTGTCAGGTCTGCCGATCCCTTTGCTAGGGTTGTCCACCCGCGCCGCCTTTCCGTTTCCACTTCCACGTTTCCAGGTGGATCCGCCAACTCATCCCGTTTGTTCCAAAAACATTCATCCGCGGAATCCCACGCCTGGAGCGTTTTCCCACGACGACCCGCCGGACGGCGACCCTCTTCGCCGAACGGATGACGAAACAAGAACCCGCGAGTCTGTTCGCGCGACGTTGCGACCGCGAACCCGTCGGACCCAGGATGATTCCTCGCGGTTCACCGCACTCGTTCCACCCCAGGCAAGAGAATGATGCGGCACACAACGAGATATGAACCCCGCGAGGGAATCGAAATAAATCAACATCAGGTCCTTTCGACCTGGAGGAATCCGGTGATGTTCTCAAACCAAAGACGACGCTTCGTTCCAACACGCGGGATCGTTCCCGTTCTGACGCTTCAAGACGAGCAGGGCGCGACAGCCGTCGAGTATGCCGTCATGCTGATGGCGATCCTCTTGGCGATGATCACCTCGATTCGCTACTTTGGAGAAGCCAACGAGCAGATGACCAACAACAACAGCACGGCGGTCCATTCCGCCATCGACGGAGCCATATCCCAAGGCGCGGGAGGCGGTGGCAGTTGAGCAGCGGACTCTGACGTCTCACCGACACGACACGATTGCGTTCGATTCTGGCTGATCGGTTCGACACACTTGTCGAATTGAGACCAATCCAACCCATTTCAATCCAATTCCGTCCGATCGAGCGTCATGGTCATTCTCCCACCCCCCGACGAGGTGGGTCAAAGCGTGGTCGTCGCCCATCCGCGTTCGGCTTCGGCGGAGCCGTTCGCGCGAGGGTGATTCTCCTTTCAAATTCGAAGATGAACGGCCCACCGGTTCGTTGATCGGCTCCAGGCCAGAAACGCCCATGTTCCAGCCTTCCCAGATCGAAGCGGAATCGGGATGTCCTCTGCGCATCCAGAGCTTAGCATCCTCCAGCGCTTGAAGACGACGATCCCGATCCGGCTGCTCCAACACGATCCGAAGGCAATCGACGAAGCGGGTGAGGAAAGGTTGATCGGCGGCCAACCGGTGGAGTTGGTCCCGCGCGTTGGCTTGAGCTGTCGCGTCGGCCCCGCGTCGCGTTGCCAGAGCGACCAGCGTGAACGCCCGCGTCACAGGATCGGGATGATCGGTCATTTCTTCCAAACCGACTTCGCTCAGGGTTACCCCCTGAACCGCCGCCTCGGCCAAGGCGCGGGCGAACTGGGCACGGAGCCAGTCGGGCCAGTTGGGTGAACGAGCCGTCGCCAATGCGAAGCCGCGCGGATCGCCCCGCACCGCCTCGGCTCCCAAACGTTCGGCCAAACGCCAACGCGCCAGGGTCGGGAGCTCTTTGCGAAAAACGAACTCCCAAATTTGCGCGGGGGTTACCCGGGGATCGTTCGCCAACCGATCGCCCGCTTGAATCCGCTCCACGAGGGCCGATCGCTCATCGAACAACACGAACACGTCGCGCCATACGTCGCGCATCGACCACACATTCCAGGCGAACCACCCGACCCAAAGGATCACTCCTATCAAGCCCGCTAACCCCAACCAAAACAACACGCCGTATTTCTCCCGCGCGGTTCGGGAAGAGGGCAAGGACGAAGGGGAGATGGGAGCCGCGGAGACCGCGCCCAACACCGGCAACTCTGGCAACCTTCGTTGTTCGCTCATGGTCGGGACCGTCTCCTGGAGGGAGTGAACGAACGGCTCGTCGGATGGATTGCCC encodes:
- the pflB gene encoding formate C-acetyltransferase, with translation MTVLFEESKTVERGAGAAPPRLDPWRGFKRGEWSSSIDVADFIQRNVEPYEGDDGFLAGPTPRTQAVWAKVCELKARERERGGVLDVSMTPQGITAHPPGWIDCERELIVGLQTDAPLKRGIYPFGGLGVVVKELEAYGYQLDPTLAEIFTKYRKTHNQGVFDAYTETIRRCRSSHLITGLPDGYSRGRIIGDYRRVPLYGVDRLIEVKRADRAALDARFSTDEVIRDREELTEQIRALGELKAMAAAHGFDVGRPAETAREAIQWLYFAYLGTIKEADGAAMSLGRVSTFLDIYLQRDLAEGRLDEMAAQELIDDLVIKLRLVRFMRTPEYNALFSGDPTWVTEAIGGMSRDGRPLVTRTSFRFLQTLFNLGPAPEPNLTVLWSPRLPEGFKRFCAKVSIATSSIQYENDELLRRHWSDDTGIACCVSAMKLGKMMQYFGARVNLAKALLYAINGGRDELTGKVVAEGFEPITSEVLDPDEVMERFDRMMDWLAETYVNAMNVIHYMHDKYNYERLAMALHDSNPERVMAFGIAGLAVVADSLAAIRYARVRVKRNERGLAVDYEIEGDSPRYGNNDDRVDRIAADLVSRFMEKLRRFPLHRGAKPTQSVLTITSNVVYGQATGNTPDGRRQGEPFSPGANPMNGRDESGFIASALSVAKLPYANALDGISLTHSIVPSALGRTPEERIRNLVAALDVVFDAGLFHLNVNVLDRQTLLDAMEHPENHPQLTVRVSGYAVHFVKLTREQQLDVIRRTFHGQA
- a CDS encoding RNA polymerase sigma factor translates to MPPTPLSPNPELDDTGSEGSSWPSAPFVNEASDARLAERARRGDEEAFAQLVARYERKLIRVLTRLVRDGETARDLAQDTFWRVYVRLDQFDSSRRFGPWLFRVAVNLGLDWLRKHSSNSPATLSLQAAASDETRRYLDPADPSQDRRRDELVQEVHRILELLPPADRVVLVLRDLEGFSSAEVAAILNRREATIRWRLAQARHHFRKLWERREIEPTAFVDRPSIPLERPAGIKGFPDLRDKVESSNSSPSNVPASSASVSTSPAPVDTPESQQ
- a CDS encoding GNAT family N-acetyltransferase yields the protein MTSFPSDPPPSDALAAHPSASADSTSPRGVQRPIPCPLERWSEGLQILFRRAPQSLRPAMIAEALKDLHTGQLAPDTLWITLRHDRTIGAIRWFPLDHHTAFLHPPEVVHARRRAAVAAQLVRAVLKDLKHRGLRAVQALLDPEQDQVAAADFIRGGLPAVTTLELLERSTLIPPIVPQRTPRLVWREYQPDLDQVFDRILRRTAIDSLDLPELNGLRGFQDVLAGQVAAGRFLASFWRLGAPIEEGPNFDPWARPERVVLLCAPSNRYDAWELTYLGLTPEARGRGLARRALADALELTREHASRLTLAVDLRNLPAVRLYRAAGFVPFDRRAVHLLRLN
- a CDS encoding Flp family type IVb pilin, with amino-acid sequence MFSNQRRRFVPTRGIVPVLTLQDEQGATAVEYAVMLMAILLAMITSIRYFGEANEQMTNNNSTAVHSAIDGAISQGAGGGGS
- a CDS encoding carbon-nitrogen hydrolase family protein; this encodes MTFAKSNNEPIRETVAASLESDGPSGSFLAAVVQLNSTSDLDANWCQARDLIVEAARRGASLVATPENTNFLGPHDRKVALAEPLDGPTVARFADLARSLRIYLLLGSYNERAATPDRCHNTSVLFDPTGAIRAVYRKLHLFDVDLGARGVRFQESATVEPGTEPIVAKTALGSLGMSICYDLRFAEFYQVLTERGARILAVPSAFTATTGQAHWEVLIRARAIENQAYVIAPAQTGRHDDEGLRASHGESMIVDPWGVVLARVGEGPGLALAEIDLQRVERIRREMPVAHHRRCRVMFGFDSR
- a CDS encoding anti-sigma factor family protein, with the translated sequence MIALWKTDCDRVRDHLALWASDDLVGEERRQVERHLAGCPRCRAEAARIRGLLDTLAEVGRDDPPGWRKAVADGSLWPALRRQLHEARRPAALADQRRSLSILSNPLGDWLLTLEFRPGWLLAAVALVAILPGIWIAATHPFALPRSLPAFPTPTDLADNPTPLHLPAGADWNPNSAPVGHHPASRTDRFGNDELVARADYPVLSSTSFEADHADSPPQLPPTPNSHPTPPDGFGVVDRAVSGLTQ